In one Streptomyces marincola genomic region, the following are encoded:
- a CDS encoding NUDIX domain-containing protein: MTESAPPLASGPLGMRLLAFDRVPEDTRFDDGVPVGYSLVALWRAGLLLLVHVRGRDCWELPGGGLDPDETPRQAAARELAEESGQHVAPRLLRFAGFALTSLPGRDVLRGAVYRAETDAAEPFAPTAEISGIHWWDGAGPLPHGRLQTVDARLAELVGR, translated from the coding sequence ATGACCGAATCCGCCCCACCGCTCGCCTCGGGACCGCTCGGCATGCGGCTGCTCGCGTTCGACCGCGTGCCCGAGGACACGCGCTTCGACGACGGCGTCCCCGTGGGCTACAGCCTGGTGGCCCTGTGGCGCGCCGGGCTGCTGCTCCTGGTGCACGTGCGCGGCCGGGACTGCTGGGAGCTGCCCGGCGGCGGGCTCGACCCGGACGAGACGCCGCGTCAGGCCGCGGCGCGCGAGCTGGCGGAGGAGTCGGGGCAGCACGTGGCGCCGCGGCTGCTGCGCTTCGCCGGGTTCGCGCTGACCTCGCTGCCCGGCCGCGACGTGCTGCGCGGCGCGGTCTACCGCGCGGAGACGGACGCGGCGGAGCCGTTCGCCCCGACGGCGGAGATATCGGGTATCCACTGGTGGGACGGGGCCGGCCCGTTGCCGCACGGCCGCCTCCAGACGGTCGACGCCCGCCTCGCGGAGCTGGTCGGCCGCTGA
- a CDS encoding ATP-binding SpoIIE family protein phosphatase, with translation MTSLRRGGKGGVFALLLVYLALLTALQIWSGHNNLTGWSGFSVLAPMAAGALLSLRDTFLVGLLTVASIVIAYGGSIPGLSPGTRVVIVSAAICASALGLVICRIRLNREARVSRLTIARERLTLLRVASRHVGSTLDVRRTAREVTEVAVPGFADLVTVDLFDSVLRGDEPGGPDGVARRLRRVAHRSATGTGPREDVRDRGEGARPQRQDWPARGEATALADAADPVEATAPDARARILDDAEVAAWLEANPACAAPHTRGNGRSGIAVPLRARGTTLGIAMFVRHLRADPFDADDLLLAEEIGAQAAVCVDNARRYTHEHRASLTLQQSLLPRRLPEVAAVEVATRYLPADSTAGVGGDWFDVIQLSGARVALVVGDVVGHGLYASATMGRLRSAVRTLADIDLAPDELLTHLDDVVIRLRSETEGNDPEQTGEGTAESPAGAVGATCLYAVYDPASRICSMARAGHPAPALVRPDGRAEFVDAPAGQPLGLGGLPFEAHEVLLPEGSYLALYTNGLIAREHDMERGQATLRQALSRPAPSADAVCETVLGAMLDDGQTDDIALLVARTRALDAAHVATWNIPDDPTAVAHARELAERQLTVWGLPDAAFTTELVVSELVTNAIRHADGPIQLRLIREPSALICEVSDNSSTSPHLRRARAFDESGRGLFIVAHLTARWGTRHGREGKTIWAELSPTPSPEALLAAG, from the coding sequence GTGACTTCCCTGCGCCGCGGGGGCAAAGGCGGCGTGTTCGCGCTGCTGCTCGTCTACCTGGCGCTGCTCACCGCCCTCCAGATCTGGTCGGGACACAACAACCTCACCGGATGGTCGGGGTTCTCGGTGCTGGCCCCGATGGCGGCGGGCGCGCTGCTGTCCCTGCGCGACACGTTCCTCGTCGGCCTGCTGACGGTGGCCTCCATCGTCATCGCGTACGGCGGCAGCATCCCCGGCCTCTCCCCCGGCACCCGCGTCGTCATCGTCTCGGCCGCGATCTGCGCGTCCGCCCTCGGCCTCGTGATCTGCCGCATCCGGCTGAACCGCGAGGCCCGCGTGAGCCGCCTGACCATCGCGAGGGAGCGGCTGACGCTGCTGCGCGTGGCGAGCCGGCACGTCGGCAGCACGCTCGACGTGCGACGCACGGCGCGCGAGGTCACCGAGGTCGCGGTACCGGGCTTCGCCGACCTGGTCACGGTCGACTTGTTCGACTCGGTCCTGCGCGGGGACGAGCCCGGCGGGCCCGACGGCGTCGCACGGCGCCTGCGGCGCGTGGCGCACCGCTCGGCCACCGGCACCGGCCCGCGCGAGGACGTGCGGGACCGGGGCGAGGGCGCGCGGCCCCAACGCCAGGACTGGCCCGCGCGCGGGGAGGCGACCGCCCTCGCCGACGCCGCGGACCCGGTCGAGGCGACCGCGCCCGACGCGCGCGCCCGCATCCTCGACGACGCCGAAGTGGCCGCGTGGCTGGAGGCGAACCCCGCGTGCGCGGCCCCGCACACGCGCGGCAACGGCCGTTCCGGCATCGCCGTTCCGCTGCGCGCCCGGGGCACCACGCTGGGGATCGCGATGTTCGTCCGGCACCTGCGCGCCGACCCCTTCGACGCCGACGACCTCCTGCTGGCCGAGGAGATCGGCGCGCAGGCGGCGGTGTGCGTCGACAACGCGCGCCGCTACACCCACGAGCACCGCGCCTCGCTCACCCTCCAGCAGAGCCTGCTGCCCCGGCGGCTGCCCGAGGTCGCGGCCGTCGAGGTGGCCACCCGCTACCTGCCGGCGGACTCGACCGCGGGCGTGGGCGGCGACTGGTTCGACGTCATCCAGCTCTCCGGCGCGCGGGTGGCCCTCGTCGTCGGCGACGTGGTCGGGCACGGCCTGTACGCCTCGGCGACCATGGGACGGCTGCGGTCCGCGGTGCGCACGCTCGCGGACATCGACCTGGCGCCCGACGAACTGCTCACCCACCTCGACGACGTCGTCATCCGGCTGCGTTCCGAGACCGAGGGGAACGACCCGGAGCAGACGGGCGAGGGCACCGCGGAGAGCCCGGCCGGCGCGGTCGGCGCCACCTGCCTGTACGCCGTCTACGACCCGGCGTCCCGCATTTGCAGCATGGCGCGCGCCGGGCACCCCGCGCCCGCGCTGGTGCGTCCTGACGGGCGGGCGGAGTTCGTGGACGCGCCCGCCGGGCAGCCGCTCGGCCTCGGCGGGCTGCCGTTCGAGGCGCACGAGGTCCTGCTTCCCGAAGGCAGCTACCTCGCGCTCTACACCAACGGGCTCATCGCCCGCGAGCACGACATGGAACGCGGCCAGGCGACGCTCAGACAGGCCCTGTCCCGGCCCGCCCCCTCCGCCGACGCGGTCTGCGAGACGGTGCTCGGGGCGATGCTGGACGACGGGCAGACGGACGACATCGCGCTCCTCGTGGCCCGTACCCGTGCCCTCGACGCGGCGCACGTCGCCACGTGGAACATCCCCGACGACCCCACCGCCGTCGCTCATGCGCGTGAACTCGCCGAACGGCAGTTGACCGTCTGGGGACTCCCGGACGCGGCCTTCACCACGGAGCTCGTCGTCAGCGAGCTGGTCACCAACGCCATCAGGCATGCCGACGGGCCGATCCAGCTGCGCCTCATCCGGGAGCCCTCCGCGCTGATCTGCGAGGTCTCGGACAACAGCAGCACCTCGCCCCACCTGCGCCGGGCCCGGGCCTTCGACGAGAGCGGGCGCGGGCTGTTCATCGTCGCGCACCTGACCGCACGGTGGGGCACCAGGCACGGGCGGGAGGGGAAGACCATCTGGGCCGAGCTGTCACCGACCCCCTCCCCCGAGGCGCTGCTCGCCGCCGGCTGA
- a CDS encoding sugar O-acetyltransferase, which translates to MGTQKERMLAGELYIADDPELAADAARAIRLTEEFNATAAADAATRRAALVALLGEVGEGTEVRPPLRVDYGTYISIGPRTFVNTGAVFLDVARITIGADVQIGPNVQLLTPTHPVEPGPRREKWEAAAPITIGDNVWLGGGVIVCPGVTIGENTVVGAGAVVVKDLPANVVAVGNPARVVRSV; encoded by the coding sequence ATGGGCACCCAGAAGGAACGCATGCTCGCGGGCGAGCTGTACATCGCCGACGACCCCGAACTCGCCGCGGACGCCGCCCGGGCGATCCGCCTGACGGAGGAGTTCAACGCCACGGCCGCGGCTGACGCCGCCACCCGCAGGGCCGCCCTCGTCGCGCTGCTCGGCGAGGTCGGCGAGGGCACCGAGGTACGCCCCCCGCTGCGCGTCGACTACGGCACCTACATCAGCATCGGCCCCCGCACGTTCGTCAACACCGGTGCCGTCTTCCTCGATGTCGCCCGCATCACCATCGGCGCCGACGTGCAGATCGGCCCGAACGTCCAGCTGCTCACCCCCACCCATCCGGTCGAGCCAGGACCGCGCCGTGAGAAGTGGGAGGCCGCGGCGCCCATCACCATCGGCGACAACGTGTGGCTCGGCGGCGGCGTCATCGTCTGCCCCGGTGTGACCATCGGCGAGAACACCGTGGTGGGAGCGGGTGCCGTGGTCGTCAAGGACCTGCCCGCGAACGTCGTCGCCGTGGGCAATCCGGCCCGCGTCGTCCGGAGCGTGTAG
- a CDS encoding helix-turn-helix domain-containing protein — translation MGDVSEGLAGPPAGSVEARLAGRLAELRSERGWSLEELADRSGVSRSTLSRVERAEMSPTAAMLGKLCTVYERTMSRLLSEVEREPPGPVPAGSQAVWTDAATGFVRRSVSPPHAGLRGEVMEGRLREGAVITYEAPPVPGLEHHVWVLDGAVEVTVGEETHALGEGDCLRFRLWGPSGYRCPGPGDARYVLVAVLP, via the coding sequence ATGGGAGATGTGAGTGAGGGGCTGGCCGGTCCGCCGGCGGGCTCGGTGGAGGCCAGGCTCGCGGGCCGGCTCGCGGAGCTGCGGAGCGAGCGGGGCTGGTCGCTGGAGGAGCTGGCCGATCGCAGCGGAGTCAGCCGTTCGACGCTGTCGCGCGTGGAGCGGGCCGAGATGAGCCCGACCGCCGCCATGCTCGGCAAGCTGTGCACGGTCTACGAGCGGACGATGTCGCGGCTGCTGAGCGAGGTGGAGCGGGAGCCGCCGGGACCGGTGCCGGCCGGCAGCCAGGCGGTGTGGACGGACGCGGCCACCGGTTTCGTGCGCCGTTCGGTGTCGCCGCCGCACGCGGGGCTGCGCGGCGAGGTGATGGAGGGGCGGCTGCGGGAGGGAGCCGTCATCACCTATGAGGCGCCGCCCGTCCCCGGCCTCGAACACCATGTGTGGGTCCTCGACGGCGCCGTCGAGGTCACGGTGGGGGAGGAGACGCACGCCCTGGGGGAGGGCGACTGCCTGCGGTTCCGGCTGTGGGGGCCGTCCGGGTACCGCTGCCCCGGGCCAGGGGACGCCCGGTACGTTCTGGTGGCGGTGCTGCCGTGA
- a CDS encoding GNAT family N-acetyltransferase, with amino-acid sequence MSTEITRLDSPEDLLAHARELGALLADVVADGASIGFVAPFGAEEAAAWWAARAPACGDGLTVWTARVGRLLVGTAGLVRAPQANGRHRAEVVKLMVHPGARGRGVAAALLATAEQAAWESGVKLLLLDTETGSAAERLYRSAGWTKFGEVPAYAADATGTLRASSFFHKSAEAAAPSGGLRRGAGAARPGGPGDASVAAGGAGPGPLPPGAERLPSGAGPGRSVPGTAGGPRDGGEALGA; translated from the coding sequence GTGAGCACCGAGATCACCCGGCTCGACAGCCCGGAGGACCTGCTGGCGCACGCCCGGGAGCTGGGCGCCCTGCTGGCCGACGTGGTGGCCGACGGCGCCTCCATCGGTTTCGTCGCGCCGTTCGGCGCCGAGGAGGCGGCGGCCTGGTGGGCGGCCCGCGCCCCCGCCTGCGGCGACGGCCTGACGGTGTGGACGGCGCGGGTGGGGCGCCTCCTGGTCGGCACCGCGGGGCTGGTCCGGGCCCCTCAGGCGAACGGACGGCACCGCGCCGAGGTCGTGAAGCTCATGGTCCACCCCGGGGCGCGCGGTCGGGGCGTCGCCGCGGCACTCCTCGCCACGGCCGAGCAGGCGGCATGGGAGTCCGGGGTGAAGCTGCTGCTGCTCGACACGGAGACCGGCAGCGCCGCCGAGCGCCTGTACCGGTCGGCGGGCTGGACGAAGTTCGGCGAGGTCCCCGCCTACGCGGCCGATGCGACGGGCACCCTGCGGGCGAGCAGCTTCTTCCACAAGTCCGCGGAGGCCGCCGCGCCCTCAGGCGGCCTCCGCCGGGGCGCGGGCGCCGCACGCCCCGGCGGCCCCGGGGACGCCTCGGTCGCGGCGGGCGGCGCCGGGCCGGGGCCGCTCCCGCCCGGGGCAGAACGGCTCCCGTCCGGGGCCGGTCCCGGACGTTCCGTCCCGGGGACAGCGGGCGGGCCGCGGGACGGGGGTGAGGCCCTGGGCGCATGA